One genomic region from Lysobacterales bacterium encodes:
- a CDS encoding phosphoglycerate dehydrogenase yields the protein MFKIQTLNNISRIGLDRLPADRYEVATEMAQPDAVLVRSADMHKLDIPASIKAIGRAGAGTNNIPVAAMSERGVPVFNAPGANANAVKELVIAGMLLAARNISEALGFVAKLREHADPHHAIEAEKKRFAGFELAGKTLGVIGLGAIGVKVANAARALGMRVVGFDPHMTIDGAWQLSSDVVKAGSLNELFAASDFISFHVPLNDATRGIFGASALEAARRGVVLLNFAREGIVDPQALRKGLESGVIGHYVSDFPSVDLVGHARVIALPHLGASTAEAEENCAVMVADQIRDYLENGNVQNSVNFPNTRMAREGKARLCIANRNRPNMIGQLSHLLGEAGFNIAQMHNASRGELAYTLLDVDSPVDASVVAKIARVDGILSVRVV from the coding sequence ATGTTCAAGATCCAGACCCTCAACAACATCAGCCGCATCGGCCTCGACCGCCTGCCGGCCGACCGCTATGAAGTCGCCACCGAGATGGCCCAGCCCGACGCGGTGCTGGTGCGTTCGGCGGACATGCACAAGCTCGACATCCCTGCTTCGATCAAGGCCATCGGCCGCGCTGGTGCCGGCACCAACAACATTCCGGTCGCGGCGATGAGCGAGCGCGGCGTGCCGGTGTTCAACGCGCCCGGCGCCAATGCCAATGCGGTGAAGGAGCTGGTCATCGCCGGCATGCTGCTGGCCGCGCGCAATATCAGCGAGGCCCTGGGCTTTGTCGCCAAGCTGCGCGAACACGCCGACCCGCACCACGCCATCGAGGCCGAAAAGAAGCGCTTCGCCGGCTTCGAGCTGGCCGGCAAGACCCTGGGCGTGATCGGTCTGGGCGCGATCGGCGTCAAGGTGGCGAACGCCGCGCGCGCACTCGGCATGCGCGTGGTCGGTTTCGACCCGCACATGACGATTGACGGCGCTTGGCAGCTGTCCTCCGATGTGGTGAAAGCCGGCAGCTTGAACGAGCTGTTCGCGGCGTCCGACTTCATCAGCTTCCACGTGCCGCTGAACGACGCCACCCGCGGCATCTTCGGCGCCTCGGCGCTGGAGGCCGCCCGCCGCGGCGTGGTGCTGCTGAACTTCGCCCGCGAGGGCATCGTCGATCCGCAGGCCCTGCGCAAGGGGCTGGAGAGCGGCGTGATCGGCCACTACGTCAGCGATTTCCCGAGCGTTGATCTGGTCGGCCATGCGCGCGTGATCGCGCTGCCGCATCTGGGGGCTTCCACTGCCGAGGCCGAAGAGAACTGCGCGGTGATGGTCGCTGACCAGATCCGCGACTACCTCGAGAACGGCAACGTGCAGAACTCGGTGAACTTCCCCAACACGCGCATGGCGCGCGAGGGCAAGGCTCGGCTGTGCATCGCCAATCGCAATCGGCCGAACATGATCGGCCAGCTCTCGCATCTGCTGGGCGAGGCCGGCTTCAACATCGCGCAGATGCACAACGCTTCGCGCGGCGAGCTGGCCTACACCCTGCTCGACGTCGATTCGCCGGTCGATGCCTCGGTGGTGGCGAAGATCGCCCGGGTCGACGGCATCCTGTCGGTGCGGGTGGTCTGA
- the serC gene encoding 3-phosphoserine/phosphohydroxythreonine transaminase, which yields MSRTYNFSAGPAALPEPVLRQAQEELLEWGGERASVMEVSHRGAAFVAAAEEAERDLRELLAVPANYKVLFLQGGATQHFAQIPMNIASPERSADYIVTGAWGQKAVSEGKPYVKTRVAASSEAGNFTAIPARSEWQLGDDAAYVHYTPNETIHGVEFHQTPDTGGVPLVGDFSSTILSRPIDIARHGIVYAGAQKNIGPSGLVVLIVREDLIPAPPANIAKVLSYAAQAKDGSMLNTPPTFSWYLAGLVFKWLKQQGGLSAMAERNRAKAELIYGAIDGSNGYYRNPVEVSARSWMNVPFTLHDDALDKPFLKESEAAGLLALKGHRAVGGMRASIYNAMPIEGVQALVDFMADFAKRHG from the coding sequence ATGTCGCGTACCTACAACTTCAGCGCCGGCCCCGCCGCGCTGCCCGAACCCGTGCTGCGCCAAGCGCAGGAAGAACTCCTTGAGTGGGGCGGCGAGCGCGCCTCGGTGATGGAGGTCAGCCACCGCGGCGCGGCCTTCGTGGCCGCAGCGGAAGAAGCCGAACGCGACCTGCGCGAGCTGCTCGCGGTGCCGGCGAACTACAAAGTGCTGTTCCTGCAGGGCGGTGCCACCCAGCACTTCGCGCAGATTCCGATGAACATCGCTTCGCCCGAGCGCAGTGCGGATTACATCGTCACCGGCGCCTGGGGTCAGAAGGCCGTCTCCGAGGGCAAGCCCTACGTCAAGACCCGCGTGGCCGCCAGTTCGGAAGCAGGCAACTTCACTGCGATTCCCGCGCGCAGCGAGTGGCAGCTTGGCGACGATGCGGCCTACGTGCACTACACCCCGAACGAAACCATCCACGGCGTCGAGTTCCACCAGACGCCGGACACCGGCGGCGTGCCGCTGGTGGGTGATTTCAGCTCGACGATCCTCTCGCGGCCGATCGACATCGCCCGCCACGGCATCGTCTACGCCGGCGCCCAGAAGAACATCGGCCCCTCGGGCCTGGTCGTGCTGATCGTCCGCGAGGATCTGATCCCGGCACCGCCGGCGAATATCGCCAAGGTGCTGAGCTACGCCGCCCAGGCCAAGGATGGCAGCATGCTCAACACCCCGCCGACCTTTTCCTGGTATCTCGCGGGCCTCGTTTTCAAGTGGCTGAAGCAGCAGGGCGGCCTCTCCGCCATGGCCGAGCGCAACCGCGCCAAGGCCGAGCTCATCTATGGCGCCATCGACGGTTCCAACGGCTACTACCGCAACCCCGTCGAAGTCTCCGCGCGCTCGTGGATGAACGTGCCGTTCACCCTGCACGACGACGCGCTCGACAAGCCCTTTCTGAAGGAGTCCGAGGCCGCTGGCCTGCTGGCCCTGAAGGGGCATAGGGCGGTCGGAGGCATGCGCGCCTCGATCTACAACGCCATGCCGATCGAGGGCGTGCAGGCCTTGGTCGATTTCATGGCCGACTTCGCCAAGCGCCACGGCTGA
- a CDS encoding GGDEF domain-containing protein — protein sequence MAPSFDNPTTQRTVLSPGPAAPTQQRAACLVVIHGEGLGKRVDVELDPVLVGRAPEAKLHIPHPSVSRRHCEVWREGDNYRLRDLGATNQTRVNDQPCAEALLTDGDHITVGEILLKFISHASLEARYHEEVYQLATHDPLTDLYNRRHFAEQVDIEIARALRHGRPLSLCIVDVDLFKPVNDRYGHIAGDSVLKQMASILRGQVRREDLAARIGGEEFAVLLPETAVAGAEEFAEQFRGAVAGTLFHPGGEAQHITVSVGIAELRPDRGDRSRLMRAADAALYRAKDEGRNRVCVEA from the coding sequence ATGGCTCCGTCCTTCGACAATCCCACCACCCAGCGGACGGTGCTGAGCCCGGGGCCCGCGGCTCCCACCCAGCAGCGCGCCGCCTGTCTGGTGGTCATTCACGGCGAGGGATTGGGCAAGCGAGTCGACGTCGAGTTGGACCCGGTGCTCGTCGGGCGCGCGCCTGAGGCGAAGCTGCATATCCCGCATCCGAGCGTTTCGCGCCGCCACTGCGAGGTCTGGCGCGAGGGAGACAACTACCGCCTGCGCGATCTGGGTGCGACCAATCAGACGCGAGTCAACGACCAGCCCTGCGCCGAAGCGCTGCTGACTGACGGTGACCACATCACCGTCGGCGAGATCCTGCTGAAGTTCATCAGCCACGCCAGCCTGGAAGCGCGATATCACGAAGAGGTCTACCAGCTCGCCACCCACGACCCGCTGACCGACCTCTACAACCGGCGCCACTTCGCCGAGCAGGTCGACATTGAGATCGCGCGCGCGTTGCGGCACGGCCGCCCCTTGAGTCTCTGCATCGTCGATGTCGATCTGTTCAAGCCCGTCAACGATCGCTACGGACACATCGCGGGCGATAGCGTGCTGAAGCAGATGGCCTCGATCCTGCGGGGCCAGGTTCGCCGCGAGGACCTGGCGGCGCGCATCGGCGGCGAAGAGTTCGCGGTGCTGCTGCCGGAAACCGCCGTGGCTGGCGCCGAAGAGTTTGCGGAGCAGTTCCGCGGCGCTGTGGCGGGCACGCTGTTCCACCCGGGCGGTGAAGCCCAGCACATCACGGTCAGCGTCGGCATCGCCGAACTGCGGCCCGATCGCGGCGACCGTTCACGCCTGATGCGCGCAGCCGATGCGGCGCTCTATCGGGCCAAGGACGAAGGGCGAAACCGGGTGTGTGTGGAAGCCTGA
- the ispG gene encoding flavodoxin-dependent (E)-4-hydroxy-3-methylbut-2-enyl-diphosphate synthase encodes MSEVQVIERRRTLRARVGGVDVGGGAPIVVQSMTNTDTADVAATAKQVGELWRAGSELVRITVNTPEAAAAIPRIRDRLAMMGIEVPLIGDFHYNGHKLLADEPACAEALAKYRINPGNVGFGRKRDTQFAQLIEFAIRFGKPVRIGANWGSLDQDLAARLMDENAERAEPWDAARVLREALIRSALDSAERAVEIGLSSENIILSCKVSGVQDLIAVYRDLARRSQFPLHLGLTEAGMGSKGIVASTAALAILMQEGIGDTIRVSLTPEPGQSRTTEVVVAQEMLQTLGLRAFTPLVTACPGCGRTTSEFFQELAKEVQEHVRGRMPEWKLKHPGVENLTLAVMGCVVNGPGESKHANIGISLPGTGEAPVAPVFIDGEKATTLRGDSIVAEFIGIIEEYVDRRYR; translated from the coding sequence ATGTCCGAAGTGCAAGTGATCGAGCGTCGGCGCACGCTCCGCGCCCGCGTGGGCGGCGTTGACGTGGGCGGCGGTGCGCCCATCGTGGTGCAGTCGATGACCAATACGGACACTGCCGACGTCGCGGCGACGGCCAAGCAGGTCGGCGAGCTGTGGCGTGCCGGCTCCGAGCTGGTGCGCATCACGGTGAATACGCCGGAAGCCGCTGCCGCCATCCCCCGCATACGCGACAGGCTGGCGATGATGGGCATCGAGGTGCCCCTGATCGGCGATTTCCACTACAACGGTCACAAGCTGTTGGCGGACGAGCCCGCGTGCGCCGAGGCGCTGGCCAAGTACCGCATCAATCCGGGCAACGTGGGCTTCGGCCGCAAGCGCGATACCCAGTTCGCCCAGTTGATCGAATTCGCGATCCGCTTCGGCAAGCCGGTGCGCATTGGCGCCAACTGGGGTTCGCTCGACCAGGACCTGGCGGCGCGATTGATGGATGAGAACGCCGAGCGTGCCGAGCCCTGGGACGCCGCCCGCGTGCTGCGCGAGGCCCTGATCCGCTCGGCGCTGGACTCGGCTGAGCGCGCCGTCGAGATCGGCCTTTCGTCCGAGAACATCATCCTGTCCTGCAAGGTCTCTGGCGTGCAGGATCTGATCGCGGTGTATCGCGATCTCGCCCGACGCTCTCAGTTCCCGCTGCATCTCGGCCTGACCGAGGCTGGCATGGGCTCGAAGGGCATCGTGGCGTCGACAGCGGCCCTGGCGATCCTGATGCAGGAAGGCATCGGTGACACGATTCGTGTGTCGCTGACGCCGGAGCCGGGGCAGTCGCGCACCACGGAAGTAGTGGTCGCGCAGGAAATGCTGCAGACACTCGGCCTGCGCGCCTTTACCCCGCTGGTCACCGCCTGCCCGGGCTGCGGCCGCACCACCAGTGAGTTCTTCCAGGAGCTGGCGAAAGAAGTGCAGGAGCATGTGCGCGGGCGCATGCCGGAATGGAAACTCAAGCATCCCGGCGTCGAGAATCTAACGCTGGCGGTGATGGGTTGCGTGGTCAATGGCCCCGGCGAGAGCAAGCACGCCAATATCGGTATCTCTCTGCCCGGCACCGGCGAAGCCCCGGTGGCCCCGGTTTTCATCGACGGCGAGAAGGCGACGACGCTCAGAGGTGACAGCATCGTCGCCGAGTTCATCGGCATCATCGAGGAGTATGTGGATCGGCGGTATCGGTGA
- a CDS encoding exodeoxyribonuclease VII large subunit — translation MRALILVGRSGVHGRGFGLGLPACPRAGRQSSSGVTGFRRHGPRRPARRRHGPTARSPQPAGPAGDARGTLTQGQCKVVAARRENARRNIDTAPRQRARCACGGRALRLACGAPYLRTRRLNPNPPHSATPPCLTPSSLNALARDLLEGAFPLVWVEGELSGVSRPASGHLYFSLKDARAQVRGALFKQRSLRLAFTPQDGQQVLVRGRLSLYEPRGDYQLIAEHMEPAGEGALRRAFEALRARMEAEGLFADARKRRVPVPPRRLGVLTSPTGAAVRDVLSVLARRFPLIEVEVLPVPVQGKDAPAQIRAMLERADASQRYDALLLTRGGGSLEDLFAFNDESLARCIAALRTPLVSAVGHEIDFSISDFVADLRAPTPSAAAELLVPDQAELRTRLAQLRSRAQLSQTQRAQRVGQRLDQLELRLRAQAPALRLRRLRERLLAAAARLPESEARARARLAQRSLRLGQRLDQQNPALRLRRERERTRALLSRLQSALERRMHAQRLRANLLARTLSAVSPLATLGRGYAILLDADSGQVLARRADALPGQRLTARLADGELSLRCDSA, via the coding sequence ATGCGTGCACTGATCCTCGTAGGCCGATCGGGTGTCCACGGACGCGGGTTCGGGTTGGGCCTGCCCGCCTGCCCGCGCGCCGGCCGGCAGTCTAGCAGCGGGGTGACTGGCTTCCGTCGGCACGGCCCGCGGCGACCCGCCCGACGGCGGCACGGGCCGACTGCAAGGTCTCCGCAACCGGCGGGGCCTGCAGGCGATGCGCGCGGAACACTCACCCAAGGGCAATGCAAGGTCGTTGCCGCCCGGCGGGAGAATGCGCGTCGAAACATCGACACCGCGCCAAGACAGCGCGCTCGATGCGCATGCGGAGGGCGCGCACTGCGGTTAGCATGCGGGGCCCCGTATCTGCGCACGCGACGTTTGAATCCGAACCCGCCCCACTCCGCTACGCCGCCCTGCCTGACGCCGAGCAGCCTCAACGCGCTTGCCCGCGATCTGCTGGAGGGCGCTTTTCCGCTGGTGTGGGTGGAGGGCGAGCTGTCCGGCGTCTCGCGACCGGCCTCGGGGCATCTGTATTTCAGCCTCAAGGACGCCCGCGCCCAGGTGCGCGGCGCGCTGTTCAAGCAGCGCAGCCTGCGGCTGGCTTTCACGCCCCAGGACGGTCAGCAGGTCTTGGTGCGTGGTCGACTCTCGCTGTACGAGCCGCGTGGCGACTATCAGCTGATCGCCGAACACATGGAGCCCGCCGGCGAGGGCGCTCTGCGCCGCGCGTTCGAGGCGCTGCGTGCGCGCATGGAAGCCGAGGGCCTGTTCGCGGACGCACGCAAGCGCCGCGTACCGGTGCCCCCGCGAAGGCTTGGCGTTCTGACTTCGCCCACGGGAGCCGCGGTGCGCGATGTGCTGAGCGTGCTGGCGCGACGATTTCCGCTCATCGAGGTCGAGGTGCTGCCGGTGCCGGTACAGGGCAAGGACGCGCCGGCGCAGATTCGGGCAATGCTTGAGCGCGCGGACGCCAGTCAACGCTACGACGCACTGCTGCTGACCCGCGGTGGCGGCTCTCTCGAGGATCTGTTCGCCTTCAACGACGAATCCTTGGCGCGCTGTATCGCCGCACTGCGCACGCCGCTGGTCTCCGCGGTCGGTCACGAAATCGATTTCAGCATCAGCGATTTCGTGGCCGATCTGCGCGCGCCCACGCCCTCGGCCGCTGCCGAACTGCTGGTGCCAGACCAAGCCGAGCTGCGCACCCGCCTGGCCCAGCTGCGCAGCCGGGCGCAGCTCAGCCAGACGCAGCGCGCTCAGCGCGTCGGCCAACGTCTTGACCAGCTTGAACTCCGCCTGCGGGCGCAAGCACCGGCGCTGCGTCTGCGGCGTCTGCGCGAACGCTTGCTGGCGGCCGCTGCACGCTTGCCGGAATCCGAAGCGCGAGCCCGTGCACGGCTCGCCCAGCGCAGCCTGCGCCTCGGCCAGCGACTCGATCAGCAGAATCCCGCGCTGCGCCTGCGCCGTGAACGCGAGCGTACAAGGGCGCTGCTCTCACGCCTGCAGAGCGCGCTGGAGCGACGGATGCACGCTCAGCGGCTGCGCGCGAATCTGCTCGCACGCACGCTCTCCGCGGTCAGCCCACTGGCGACCCTGGGTCGCGGCTACGCGATCCTGCTGGACGCCGACAGCGGCCAGGTGCTTGCGCGTCGCGCGGACGCCCTGCCCGGCCAGCGTCTCACCGCGCGCCTCGCGGACGGTGAGCTCAGCCTGCGCTGCGACTCGGCCTGA
- a CDS encoding RNA polymerase sigma factor encodes MRFLDPESTGAGPAHGLAAEPEDGVLMQRFANGDIGAFEQLYARHRGGLMRFLQRGLGRRETAEECFQEVWSRVISARERYQPEARFATWLYQIAHNLLIDQYRRQRPELSVEIVPDAAETGDNPFAGSDTLTPEEQLSAFEQARRLQVALGELPDEQRIAVQLRLEQELSLEEIGVITGAGRETVKSRLRYALDKLKDRLRR; translated from the coding sequence ATGCGCTTTCTCGATCCGGAATCCACCGGCGCCGGCCCCGCGCACGGACTGGCCGCCGAACCCGAGGACGGCGTACTGATGCAGCGCTTCGCGAACGGCGACATCGGCGCATTCGAGCAGCTTTATGCCCGCCATCGCGGCGGCCTGATGCGCTTCCTGCAGCGCGGACTCGGGCGCCGCGAGACAGCGGAAGAGTGCTTTCAGGAGGTCTGGAGCCGGGTGATCTCGGCGCGTGAGCGCTACCAGCCGGAGGCTCGCTTCGCGACCTGGCTGTACCAGATCGCCCACAACCTGCTGATCGACCAGTACCGCCGCCAACGCCCCGAGCTCAGCGTCGAGATCGTGCCGGACGCCGCCGAGACCGGCGATAACCCCTTCGCAGGCTCCGACACGTTGACGCCCGAGGAGCAGCTCAGCGCCTTCGAGCAGGCGCGCCGCCTGCAGGTCGCGCTGGGAGAACTTCCCGACGAGCAGCGCATCGCCGTGCAGCTGCGCCTCGAACAGGAACTCAGCCTCGAGGAGATCGGCGTCATCACCGGCGCCGGCCGCGAAACCGTCAAGTCCCGGCTGCGCTACGCGCTGGACAAACTGAAGGATCGGCTGCGCCGATGA
- a CDS encoding YigZ family protein: MAAANSLELVIKRSRFRCHAAPVRSGDEALAFLREVSDPGATHNCWALRCGDLYRSSDDGEPAGTAGRPILAAIDGQGLDGVIAVVTRWYGGIKLGAGGLVRAYGGCATECLRTATKAAVITKQNVKLSCSFTDLGEVHGLLGPHGVEKLDEHYDADGVLLSLRVPSDRIEALTYALREASRGRLQLSAASSSPESNA, translated from the coding sequence CTGGCCGCAGCCAACTCGCTGGAGCTGGTAATCAAGCGCAGCCGCTTCCGCTGCCACGCCGCGCCCGTACGCAGCGGCGATGAGGCCCTCGCGTTCCTGCGCGAGGTGTCCGACCCCGGAGCGACCCACAACTGCTGGGCCCTGCGCTGCGGCGATCTGTATCGATCCTCGGACGACGGCGAGCCGGCGGGCACAGCCGGGCGCCCGATCCTTGCGGCCATCGATGGCCAGGGTCTCGACGGCGTCATCGCCGTGGTGACGCGTTGGTACGGCGGCATCAAGCTGGGTGCGGGCGGATTAGTGCGCGCCTATGGCGGCTGTGCTACGGAGTGTCTGCGCACTGCAACGAAAGCGGCGGTCATCACGAAGCAGAACGTGAAGCTGAGCTGCAGCTTCACGGATCTGGGGGAGGTCCACGGTCTGCTGGGTCCACATGGGGTGGAAAAACTCGACGAGCACTACGATGCGGACGGCGTGCTGCTGAGCCTGCGCGTGCCGAGCGACCGCATCGAGGCACTGACCTATGCGCTGCGCGAAGCCAGTCGAGGACGGCTGCAGCTGAGCGCTGCCAGCAGTTCACCCGAGTCGAACGCTTGA